TCTCAAAAATATCCATTATAGGATAAATATGTCAATTTCTGGGTTATTTTTTCAgttgaatttgtttaatatCGTCTAGGGAAATgctatttctttttaaatagcaaatatttgcttttaaGATGCCTTGGAGCCTCTTATAAAATtgataaatgtatttttgattttgctaagcaatttgtatatttaaattttcaagtaAAAATAGTTCTAAAGGTTTCacttcttttaaaaattcccaaGAAGTCTGTGTAACCAAAGCATAAAATCGTTTCTCTATTCATCTCAGACTAGAACGATGAGAGTACCACAGCATACGTACATATCATAGTTAAAGTGCTTTATTTACTACATCAGTAAACACATTCAGCGTCTCTGTAATGTTTACCCGCTGACTTGTGTTTACTTTTCGCCTTTTTTCCGAGTTAGAAAGCGGCAAACatgcaaaatttatttataaacattgaCATTGGTATGCCTGTATGTCTGTATGCTTCTATACATATACAGAGACAAGAGGGGTAAATGGATAAACAAAGGCGCAGAAAGAATATCACGAGGGCtgaaaattctttataaatcaGGGGCATCAAAGAAGTCCGTTTTTTAATCAGTACAAACAAGAGAATAACAATAGAAAAGGAAAGTGTGGTTAGTTTTCTATTTGAGATGCAGACTAATTGCAATTAGTAGGCTCCTTTAGTGAGCACGCATTACTTTCGTGTTCTCGTGTGAAGAAACCATTGAATTCTAATTTcgaaatttacatttttcctaGGGAAAAAGGGTCACAACAGCAGAAGATACTGAAAAGTAGATTATCCAGCTGTCAAAGCATTGCGGAATCTCCATCATTTTGATAATTAATGCTCATTGTCTTATTTTTAACCGTAATACTTCCCACACAACCGCACGAATATGTTTAGTtttgattataaatattactaaTTACTACTAGGCTACTTGTAAGATTGTACTTACTCTTAGTCGATTATCCATCACCGTCCATACCCGAGCACCGTAGTCATTGGAGGTGCCCAATATATAGGCGCCGGTGGAATCGAAATCCACAGAATTGATGCCGGCACTGCTACCGCTTAGAACGGCACGTGGCTCGGTGGaatctataattaaaaataatatatagaaatattaattatttattaaatattacctATGCCAAACAAAGACATAAATAACGATATATACAGTCTAAAACGAACATTCTTGTATGTTGTTTTAGTACACtttattgataatttttagTAGGGACATCGATGTATATATTTGCAATAAATCGATATGTTTAATGTatcgaaaacaaaaccaaaatttataaaataaaattgtaattatatcttattataaaataaaattttaattatattttattttattaggtgtgttatctttttatattttaaaatgcgaTATATATTAATGTTGATGACATTTCCGATATGTAATTGAGttcgatatttttaatacaataaatcaTATCGTACATTCCCCTCGATAGACATTTATAACTATCCCAAGACATTGTTTTGTGATATTCCTTACAGCTTAAAACGACtacatttaaattctttatagtttcattttatagaaaattttTAGATGAATTAATttcccataaattaaattcgaaTATATCTACGACGCAACGAAATTTCTTCAAGCTCTATAAAGTACCATTTATATTGGACCTACCTCAACATACATATCATAGCTAGGTATTCCCCCAGCAGCACCCGGTAATAACCGGATATTAAGATCCCCTACAGTTCCGCTTTAAGtcaattaaattctttaaaacaAGACACACCGATGCCCCCAAATATAaaagataaattaaaatgtaaactcACTTTTGCCAATATCCCAGAGTTTCACTTTGCGATCCGCACCACCAGTGGCCACCATACGCTCTACGGGACTCCAGCGCACCGCATGCGATTCGTTTTCATGTGCCTCAAATTTCATTAGGATCTTGGTCGGATTGGCCTGACCCATATAGCCCGTGGCCTTCAGGGCATCGATGGAAGATCGGGTTGTTAGGTCACCAACCTCGCACCCGCCGCCTGCTGTAAAACGAGCGCTAATATATTCATTATCATCGAGACCTATGGCTTCCATGGCTCCATTTATTGTCGCCTCGTCGAAGTCCTCGTCGCCAATGATTCCGCCAATGAACTGGGCAGGACTGGTGGAGTTGCGTTGCAGCGATGCTGCACCGGGCGACGGCGATGCTGGAACGTTGCCGGACGATGAACTGGGCTCGCGGACGGCGTCCTCAAGGTCACGTTTCAGTTTGGCCGAACGTTTCCTGAAAATTGACGGCAGTCTTTttctagatatttttaaaaacggttatacatttattttgaaccaaaaaatcaaaaggagCAAATCAGAATGAATGACACAGTCGAGAGAATATATTCGTCTAAATGGTCCGCTCTACTCCTTGGCGAGTGTGTTAGGGGGTGTTAGTGGAGAAGAACAGGATATTGATTACAtgcagttttgtgtgtggTAGTTATCCGTCAACCTTTATGGTAGAATTGGTAGTTCCCGTCTTCCGCATTTTTCAGTTAACTTGCTTGCTTGATTTGGTGTGTTGGGTGGACAatataaatgatttattttctgtattaACACAACCCTAGGTAAGCAGCCGGAGTGCTGAAATCTCTAAAATaactttataaaaagaaaggTCTAAAGGTCCTAATATCagataataaagaaatataaaagagCTTTAAAAAGAAGGATCCTATCCTTCCCTGAATTCATTATagagtttttatatatatcgataCCACAAAGCCGATATAAAAATCGATAATTTATCATTGCGATAAAGTGCGATAAACTAAAGAATTTGTCATTATTTTTTCGATAATTCAGATGGTTTTAAACTATACGaaattttatgatatttttaaatttctatataacaaacttttaaattttttctatatGATATTGAAtctagaggtttacgccgatggttaaaggcatcggcggcggcgtagaggtcaaaatgactcggcggcggcggcgtagtagtcagaaagaaccggcggcggcggcgcgtcaaataaggcaaaaaggccattttaatgagttatttttttttttttaagttttataaagaacaatgacactgaaggccgcgctgaagctgcgccgatgccgcaccagcggcgcgccgcggcgcgccgttattttcataatttggcggcggcgcgtcaaataaggcaaaaatcggcggcggcggcggcgtggcgcggcggcgtatatgtctaattGAATCCTATATTTCGAGTTTGGTTAAAGTTATAAATTCTGttatttttcctatatttttcaaagaaaaaaatgtaacaaaaacCTGCCTGGCGAGTGTAGGAAAATTTAATACAACTATTGTATGTATTTGTTAACAGTTTACATGTGATTTTTATCACCATTCCTTTATAAGCGTTAGATAAGCAACGCGATTAACCAGTCTTTATCTCAGCACTTATCGTAATATAGAAATGCATTTATGTACATGTGCGTACatgaatattaataaataacaaaggATATGCAAAGatattaaattgtatgttTTCTTCATGATATTAATGCTTTCAATATGAATTTAATATGAGCAGCGTACCTTATAATGCTCTCGTTCTCCTCGTTCAACTTGTCGGCATCCTTGGACTTGTAACGCATGAGACGCTCCAGCAGACACCGATTTTCATCCTGTGAATCGACAGAGAACGAAAAGCTTTTCAACAAATGCTTTTTCataattagaatttatatatagatatttttagtGCCGTTTTGCTGCGCGATCTGTTTTTCCGCGATGAACGCTAATGTGCTACTGGATCGAAATCGGAAAAGATAGCAAGCTTTTCCctctatgtacatatgtatgtataggCATAATAAATTCATAGCGTTTGTAGCCAtctgcaaaatatatttatcggCTTGCACGAATAAAATACCGTGCGAATGTCTTGTTTTAGTTGTTATGGATCCGCGAGAAGCGCTGTTTCACTTGGAAAGCTTAGGCTTGAAGACAATTTagcatatttaataaataaatgtaaggTAAACAAATTCAACTATAAgaatctaaaaatttattcttATCTTTAAAGGGTAACTCGTATTTCATACAAACTGATAAAAAATGCTAATGGTTTATTGACAATAAAAATTGATCCCACTGTCTGGACATTGTGCAAAAAACAGAAAGTAATCTCATGAAGTTCTTTTGAAATTAAAGTAAGCTAATTCTATGAAGAATGAAGACTGCCTTTCTTTGTTGACACAATTTATTTGGCTTTATTTTGGGAACATCGACCTTTGGAAAAGCGTACATCAAAAGAGTCAAGGCAACACCTACATACATAAATGTAGCGAGATGCTACTTACTAATGCTTTGCTTCCTTTGcagtcgaaaaaaaaaaacacttttaattTAGCAGAACGTAAAATTTGATCTTCCCTATATTTGAGTAttgtttagaaatataaatcaatGCTTTGATGATCGCCAGACTTACCTGTACGCCTCGCATTTTATCCTCAAGTGAGCTAAACGCCAACTGCAGGGCTGTATGCTCATCCAGCATGGTGTTGTTTAGCTTCTTGAGCTCCTCCAAACTCGAATGAAGTAGCTGCACTTCGGCCCGCAATCGATTGTTGTTCGTTTGCTGTTCGGCGAGGCTGAAAGTACgaaaattaaatggaattaGTGATTGAAAAGGTAAGAAAACAGATATTTtaggaaataattataacaaatAACTGAAAATCTAGGCAGTTTCTAGTCACATAAACAAGAACCTGACAGTCAGTTATTTGAAAGCAAGAAATATTAAACCtaggaaattaatcaaaatgtCAGAGTGTTTCTCTTAAATCCTGAGATATCTCCTCACAAACGGTTTTTATAATCTaaagattatatttaaagtatttccaGATTATTATACAGATACCACGACCAGATAAAGATCACTGTTACCTGTGCTCCCTTTCGGATATCAAGATCCTTTGCTGCTCCACCTTCTGGTTGAGGTCCACGATCATCTGCGAGTTCTCGCCCTTCCGCTTGTGCAGCTCCGTTAGCTCCTCCTGCTGGCTGAGCAGCTTCTTCTCAAGCGTGGCAATGGCCACATTGGAGCCGGTGCCACCTGTTGACACCGCACTGCGTAGCTGCTCGTTCTCCACGGACAGCTTCAGGTTGTCCGACTTGAGCTGTGCGACATGGTCGATCAGGCGGTTGTCTGAAATTAACGAGCGGCAATTAGAGTAATTGGGCGTGAGAAGTGGAGCGGAGCGGAGCGAGAACAGCAGGGTGACAATGACGGGCCAGTGGTGTGTGTCAATTTTTTGGGGGCTACTCGCtggcgctcccgcttcttggTGTCGTGACGATGCTTACTTTGTTCGATTATTTCCTTGAAATTCTCGCACTCCTTGCGGTTGCGTTCGCGTAATCGCCTCACAACATGCGCTCGCCACACATGTTCCTCCGTCGACATCTTCGTAATGTGCTTTTCCACGGAATTACTTATTATTCGGGGCTGCTTTGTCCGGGCGCTCGAGCGCTTTGCTTGGCTGCGGGATAAGTGGCGACTCCTCGGCGGGTTCCCCTCTTGGCATGGCAATCACGGGGTGGTGGGGGCGCTATAAGCTAGCTGCGGGAAATCGCATAATTGTCTTTTTACCAAATATGCTTATTATTCAGCTGTTGTTAAATTCACAACAAATGGAGCAGCGTGACCGTGGCTGCGACCGTTGAAATATACCAAACGGAGATTGGGAAATATACCGACTTAATACTAAATCAGCACTTGACTAGCAGTGCTTTTCCAAGTTCCCTGCATTCAAATAGATTTATTGCAGCCATCAGGAGTTTCCAAGAGCAGGTTTGACTAGATCTTATTTCATAAAACACCTTTTGAAAGACAGATAAACTCGTACAGCGCATAACTTTGTGTGATCTGGCAGCGCCAAAGAGGGCGCGGGTCTGGCAGAGTTGCCACAGTTATGTAATGATAAAACGCGTTAGTCCTTAATATCGATAAGTCATCGATACCTATATCAACTCACATTTTCGTTGATCGGCAGAAAAGACTGTTACTTTCAAACAGAACTTCAACTTTggcaatttcattttaattaagtttcaaatttgttaaaaagctttgttgaattataaatttacCTAATGGTTGATATAATTTCGAGGATTTAAAGGTCTATTTCgataatttttgagaatt
Above is a genomic segment from Drosophila kikkawai strain 14028-0561.14 chromosome 3R, DkikHiC1v2, whole genome shotgun sequence containing:
- the Atg16 gene encoding autophagy-related protein 16 isoform X2, which encodes MSTEEHVWRAHVVRRLRERNRKECENFKEIIEQNNRLIDHVAQLKSDNLKLSVENEQLRSAVSTGGTGSNVAIATLEKKLLSQQEELTELHKRKGENSQMIVDLNQKVEQQRILISEREHSLAEQQTNNNRLRAEVQLLHSSLEELKKLNNTMLDEHTALQLAFSSLEDKMRGVQDENRCLLERLMRYKSKDADKLNEENESIIRKRSAKLKRDLEDAVREPSSSSGNVPASPSPGAASLQRNSTSPAQFIGGIIGDEDFDEATINGAMEAIGLDDNEYISARFTAGGGCEVGDLTTRSSIDALKATGYMGQANPTKILMKFEAHENESHAVRWSPVERMVATGGADRKVKLWDIGKNSTEPRAVLSGSSAGINSVDFDSTGAYILGTSNDYGARVWTVMDNRLRHTLTGHSGKVMAAKYVQEPIKVVTGSHDRTLKIWDLRSIACIETKFAGSSCNDLVTTDSLGSTIISGHYDKKIRFWDIRTEKQADDVLMPAKITSLDLSKDCNYLICSVRDDTIKLLDLRKNQVISTFTNEHFKISCDFARASFNSSGLKIACGSADGAIYIWNVNGFLETTLKGHSTAVNAVSWSPNNNMLASVGKNKRCIIYSDS
- the Atg16 gene encoding autophagy-related protein 16 isoform X3, producing the protein MRYKSKDADKLNEENESIIRKRLPSIFRKRSAKLKRDLEDAVREPSSSSGNVPASPSPGAASLQRNSTSPAQFIGGIIGDEDFDEATINGAMEAIGLDDNEYISARFTAGGGCEVGDLTTRSSIDALKATGYMGQANPTKILMKFEAHENESHAVRWSPVERMVATGGADRKVKLWDIGKNSTEPRAVLSGSSAGINSVDFDSTGAYILGTSNDYGARVWTVMDNRLRHTLTGHSGKVMAAKYVQEPIKVVTGSHDRTLKIWDLRSIACIETKFAGSSCNDLVTTDSLGSTIISGHYDKKIRFWDIRTEKQADDVLMPAKITSLDLSKDCNYLICSVRDDTIKLLDLRKNQVISTFTNEHFKISCDFARASFNSSGLKIACGSADGAIYIWNVNGFLETTLKGHSTAVNAVSWSPNNNMLASVGKNKRCIIYSDS
- the Atg16 gene encoding autophagy-related protein 16 isoform X1 produces the protein MSTEEHVWRAHVVRRLRERNRKECENFKEIIEQNNRLIDHVAQLKSDNLKLSVENEQLRSAVSTGGTGSNVAIATLEKKLLSQQEELTELHKRKGENSQMIVDLNQKVEQQRILISEREHSLAEQQTNNNRLRAEVQLLHSSLEELKKLNNTMLDEHTALQLAFSSLEDKMRGVQDENRCLLERLMRYKSKDADKLNEENESIIRKRLPSIFRKRSAKLKRDLEDAVREPSSSSGNVPASPSPGAASLQRNSTSPAQFIGGIIGDEDFDEATINGAMEAIGLDDNEYISARFTAGGGCEVGDLTTRSSIDALKATGYMGQANPTKILMKFEAHENESHAVRWSPVERMVATGGADRKVKLWDIGKNSTEPRAVLSGSSAGINSVDFDSTGAYILGTSNDYGARVWTVMDNRLRHTLTGHSGKVMAAKYVQEPIKVVTGSHDRTLKIWDLRSIACIETKFAGSSCNDLVTTDSLGSTIISGHYDKKIRFWDIRTEKQADDVLMPAKITSLDLSKDCNYLICSVRDDTIKLLDLRKNQVISTFTNEHFKISCDFARASFNSSGLKIACGSADGAIYIWNVNGFLETTLKGHSTAVNAVSWSPNNNMLASVGKNKRCIIYSDS
- the Atg16 gene encoding autophagy-related protein 16 isoform X4, with the translated sequence MRYKSKDADKLNEENESIIRKRSAKLKRDLEDAVREPSSSSGNVPASPSPGAASLQRNSTSPAQFIGGIIGDEDFDEATINGAMEAIGLDDNEYISARFTAGGGCEVGDLTTRSSIDALKATGYMGQANPTKILMKFEAHENESHAVRWSPVERMVATGGADRKVKLWDIGKNSTEPRAVLSGSSAGINSVDFDSTGAYILGTSNDYGARVWTVMDNRLRHTLTGHSGKVMAAKYVQEPIKVVTGSHDRTLKIWDLRSIACIETKFAGSSCNDLVTTDSLGSTIISGHYDKKIRFWDIRTEKQADDVLMPAKITSLDLSKDCNYLICSVRDDTIKLLDLRKNQVISTFTNEHFKISCDFARASFNSSGLKIACGSADGAIYIWNVNGFLETTLKGHSTAVNAVSWSPNNNMLASVGKNKRCIIYSDS